Proteins encoded together in one Impatiens glandulifera chromosome 1, dImpGla2.1, whole genome shotgun sequence window:
- the LOC124925471 gene encoding vinorine synthase-like — IPAILYYQTTFATQHELISSRLRESLSQTLTMFYPFAGRLNRADNSINCNYMGVRYLETKVDSNISEVIECNEARMIDPFIPNLMGNEEDEIFAIQSWAAVSRQHDNIINALKPSFVSSSLFPPKEKHDYNQPSEDCKVSLITRRFVFDPSKITSMRENARIDHDHPIPTRVEVVSAFIWKYATVDKPGKQYIAAHMVNLRSRMVPPLSEHAIGNLIGVAYADCRYEESNDLAVMGSKVREKFEELTTST; from the exons ATCCCCGCGATTCTCTATTACCAAACCACTTTCGCCACACAACATGAACTGATCTCTTCCCGCCTTAGAGAATCGCTCTCCCAAACCCTGACCATGTTCTACCCTTTCGCAGGGCGGCTCAATAGAGCCGACAACTCCATAAACTGCAACTACATGGGCGTTAGATATTTAGAGACAAAAGTCGATTCCAATATCTCCGAGGTGATCGAGTGCAATGAAGCACGAATGATTGATCCATTCATACCCAACTTGATGggaaatgaagaagatgagattTTCGCAATTCAA TCGTGGGCTGCAGTATCTCGCCAACATGATAACATCATTAATGCCCTGAAGCCGAGCTTCGTCTCATCATCCCTCTTCCCGCCAAAGGAGAAACACGACTACAATCAACCATCCGAAGACTGTAAAGTGAGCCTCATTACAAGGAGGTTTGTTTTTGACCCAAGTAAGATAACTTCAATGAGAGAAAATGCGAGAATTGATCATGATCATCCCATTCCCACCCGAGTTGAAGTAGTATCGGCTTTCATATGGAAGTACGCCACTGTTGATAAGCCTGGCAAACAATACATCGCAGCTCACATGGTGAATTTAAGGAGCCGAATGGTGCCTCCATTGTCGGAGCATGCGATTGGGAATCTCATCGGGGTGGCATACGCAGATTGCAGGTACGAAGAATCGAATGATTTAGCAGTGATGGGAAGCAAGGTGAGGGAAAAATTCGAAGAATTGACGACGAGTACATAA
- the LOC124925480 gene encoding metalloendoproteinase 3-MMP-like yields MQEYDNHTNNKASRFVEHFLDSKKGDNVTGIYQIKQYLVKYGYMSPPHVQTDSNNDGYFSDELEAAVKKYQVFFHLNVSGVLDSKTLSLMGTPRCGNSDHRAVQNEQHNITKSFYSLSHTKWDKVDLIFVIKPGTRSDALDPIKRALDAWDKVSALTFARGELFNADVKFSFLARQHGDNHPFDGPGNELGHSFYPPNGEVHIDADENWVVGAVPGGYDIYTLVLHEIGHAIGLDHSGVESSIMWPVQNQGAVKDLGNDDIDAIKALYPE; encoded by the coding sequence ATGCAAGAATATGATAACCATACCAACAACAAAGCTTCGAGGTTTGTGGAGCATTTTTTGGATTCCAAAAAAGGAGATAATGTGACTGGAATCTATCAAATTAAGCAATACCTCGTAAAATATGGTTACATGAGCCCTCCCCATGTCCAAACCGATAGCAACAATGATGGTTATTTCAGTGATGAACTAGAAGCTGCGGTAAAGAAGTACCAAGTCTTCTTCCATCTCAACGTATCTGGAGTTTTAGATTCAAAAACATTGTCTTTGATGGGAACCCCTCGTTGCGGGAATTCAGATCATCGTGCAGTTCAAAATGAGCAACACAATATAACCAAATCATTTTATTCTTTATCCCATACTAAATGGGATAAGGTCGAcctaatttttgttattaagCCAGGAACACGATCAGATGCCCTGGACCCAATTAAAAGAGCTCTAGATGCATGGGACAAGGTGAGTGCACTCACATTCGCTCGTGGCGAACTCTTTAACGCTGATGTGAAATTCAGTTTCTTAGCGAGACAACATGGAGATAACCATCCCTTTGATGGTCCTGGTAACGAGTTGGGCCACAGTTTTTATCCACCTAATGGCGAGGTTCACATCGATGCAGACGAGAATTGGGTGGTCGGAGCTGTGCCCGGTGGATATGACATCTATACTTTGGTCCTACATGAAATAGGTCATGCTATTGGACTTGACCATAGTGGTGTTGAATCCTCTATTATGTGGCCAGTTCAAAATCAAGGTGCGGTAAAAGACCTAGGGAATGATGATATTGATGCAATAAAGGCATTGTACCCTGAATAA